The following is a genomic window from Paenibacillus sp. FSL R5-0766.
TATAACCTTTAGAGCATATGCGATGCATCACTATGTCTTTTTGCGTATGATATCCTTTTAACTTAGGGTAGGTAATCGACTTGAATATAAGTTAATTATAATCGATTTTAGTGGATATATGGGTGAAATTAACATTTGTCAGACCTTTTTGCTACGCAGCGATACTCATCTGACAACTAAATTATGGTAAGTACATCTGTTTAAAATTCTATGTAGGTAAAGGGCAGTAAGGTTTAGTTATAATCAACTTTTATCACCATAAAATAAAGATCACTTGGTAAAATTGTGAAGTGAAAATCACATTAACTGGAGTGGATACTATGCTTTCTGAATAGGAGAAAATTTTTTGTTAAACTAAGGAGTAGGTTAGTGTAATTTCCCGTTTTAGATAACTTTATAATATAAACAGAGTTCAAGACATGAATACAATAAATGGAGGGGTAGGATTGAACAAGTATGTGTTACATATAGTTGCAAGTGTAGTTTGCATATTGTTACCTGCTGTTGGTCTCTTATATGTTTTGTGGGATAGCCACCAACCCAAAATAGGTCCTGTAGGAGACGGAAAACCGAATTATCCTTCAATATCTCAATGGATATCTATTAGCTCTTCTTTTATTCTTGGAGTAGTTAATTTACCTCTTTCCATAATTCGATATAAACAAAAGGCTAAAGAAGATATTAAAAGTTAATGCTTTATTACGCTAACGTAAAAATTATAATTGAATATACGACGAAAATGAAGCTGCCTGTGTTAGCCGGTGCAGCCTTTATTACGTTAACGAGCAGGATAGATGAATTTTGCGAATGTACGCCAGGTATGCGAACGATAAAAACATAAACTTTTAAGATTAAAGACATGCTACAGTCTTCAGAATCGCAGAATTCGTCAAAGGAAGTACGATCGCAGAAAAAAGAGGTCGAACCCGTCCCAATTTTATGGCTATCAGGCCTTCGATGGTGAAGTGCCTTCATGCACAAGATACGATCATAATCCATTAAACCGGAAGGAATATCTCTTACATGTCTTGAATCACGATAAATCTGAATTAAAGCTGGAGGCGAATGAGATGTTGGAATTAGAGTTTACGACTATAGAGGAGTGGGATGAAGCATTGTGGGCGCGGATGGAGCGAATCTATCATGAGGCTTTTCAAAGCGGCGCTAAGACAAAAGCGATTCTCCGCAGTATGCTGGACCGGAGGATTGGTTATTTACACACGGGCGTGCATCATGGAGAAGTGGTTGCGATGGCTGTTACTGGACTGGAGGGGAAGGTTGCGGACCGCATCCTGATCATCGATTACCTCGCGGTTGAACAGAAGTTGCGTGGGTGGGGCATAGGGACCTGGATGTTAGAGCAGCTCAGAGCCTGGGCGTTAAGGGAGCACCGGATCAAAGGTATGATTATCGAGGCGGAGTTCGGGACAACAGAGGCTCATCAGGAACGCATACAGTTCTGGCAACGCAACGGGTTCATCCTAACCTCCTATGTCCATCAATATAGAATGGTGCCAGAGCCGTATCAGGCAATGATGCTGCCACTGGATACAAGTACGCATGTGCCTGATGATGGTGAAGCACTGTTTCGTTATATCAATGCTTTTCACAAGGTTGCTTACCGAAAGAGTTAGACCGCATTCAAGGGGGTTGTGGAAATGAATGAGGATAAACATTCTCTTTTGTGTTTCGTTTAATGTAAGGACCATTAAAAACG
Proteins encoded in this region:
- a CDS encoding GNAT family N-acetyltransferase; the protein is MLELEFTTIEEWDEALWARMERIYHEAFQSGAKTKAILRSMLDRRIGYLHTGVHHGEVVAMAVTGLEGKVADRILIIDYLAVEQKLRGWGIGTWMLEQLRAWALREHRIKGMIIEAEFGTTEAHQERIQFWQRNGFILTSYVHQYRMVPEPYQAMMLPLDTSTHVPDDGEALFRYINAFHKVAYRKS